DNA from Fastidiosipila sp.:
CAGACATGACGATTTCCTGCACAGTCGCAGGGAAATCGCGCTGTTCGGGCACCTGTTGCGGCAGATAACCGATCCGGTGGAATCGCAGGGCGTCACCCCGTCCGATGACCCCGGACGAAGGTTCTTTCAAGCCAAGCAGGCCAAGCAGGAGTGTGGTCTTTCCTGATCCGTTTTCGCCGATCACCGCCAGATAATCGCCCTCGTCCAGCGTGAAGGACAAGTCATTGACGACGAGCCGGCGGTCGTAAGCGAAACTGACCCTGTCCAGTGTCAGCAACCGGCTCATTTCGCCAGGCCCCTGCGGAGATTTTCCGCATTCTCTTTCATGAGCGAAAGATAAGTCACCCCTTGCTCAATCTCCTCTCTTGATACGTTATGAGCGGCGTGGAAAAGCAGCTTCTGGGCACCTGTTTCCGAAACCACCAGATCGGCCAGCTTCTGGTCAGAAAACTCCATGTGAAAAATGAAAGGGATTTGTTCCCTTCGCACCTTTTCGATGATGGCCGACACGGTCCGCGGTTTGGGATCCGTCTCTGCCGCGCAGCCGGGAAAAGCTGCCATATAGCCAAGATCGTAGGCTGTTGTGAAATAGATGAGGGGGAAACGGTCCGCCACAATAATCTCGCGGCGTGGCCCGGCCTGGACAATTTCCCTGAAGGTGTGGTCCAGCGCCCGTAACTCATCGCCGAAGCGGCTGACATTGGTCCGGTAATCGGCTGCATGGACAGGATCGATGGCACCAAGGCTTTTTGCGATCCCCTCCGCAATCCGGAGCGCGTTCATGGGATCGGTCCAGATATGCTCATCGTAGTGGTGGATATGAGGACCCGTCTCCTGTTCGGCTTCGCCCTCGAGCACACCTTGGTCCGATTCTTCAATCAAGGTCACATAATCCATCATGCGGACGGTTCTGGCAGGCTCGATCTCCGCTGCTTCCAGCAGTCGGTCCACCCAGGCATCCGAAGGGCCGCCATTGTAAATAAATAAATCGCAATCTTTGATCCGGATCACATCTCTGGGTGACGGTTCGTAGGTATGGCTTTCCGAACCGGGAGGCAGAAGCATGGAAACCTCCACCTGCTCACCGCCCGCCTGGCGCGCGAAATCGAAGGGAGGAAAGATGGTCGCAATGACATCAAGTTTATCTTTTTCCGGCCCCTTGCCATCTGTCCGGGAGCAGCCGGCGGAAAGGAGAAAAGCTGCGAGCAGGGTAAAAAACAAAACGGGCAACCACGGATGACGGTTTTTCCTGGCCACGGCCATGACCCTCCCCCCTTTACGACCTGCTGGATGAAAAAGGTTCCGGATCTAGAATACCATCATGGCTGACCGGTACAAGAGCAGCTCGTTCGTGATGGCAAAAGCGCAAAAAATCCCCGCCGTTGCCAGGCGGGAAGCCGCCAGACCCAAAGGCAGTGGATCTGCCCGCCGTTCAACCAGCCTGAAAACGTAGTGGAGCACGATGTCGGCTGCCAGCCAGCCAGTGGGGATCAGGAAGACTTCCCACCGCGTTCCCTGACGTTCCAGTATGGCCAGGGCATAATAGCGGGCAGCCACATTTTCCGGCATCAGGAAAAAGAGCGGGAGGGCCGTGAGGAAGGGGGCCAGCGCAAAAAACCAGTAGATAACGTAAATGGTGTCTTTTTTCATGGTTTCACCGCGCACATGGCGACAAAGACACCGTCGCCGTGACCTTCCCGGACTTCCTGGGCAACATTTTCAAAAGTGAAAACCGTTTGCCGGATTTTTACAAGTTCAAAGCCTGCCCTGTCCAGCTCGGTCAGCATTTCTTTTGTGCCCCTGAAATAAGCGTTCTTATAAAAGGGATCCTGATCACGCTCCTCTTCATAGACAGCTCCCAGGGGGGCGTCAATATCGACATGGCCCAGAATCAAATGGCCGTGCGGGGAAAGCACACGGTGGCATTCATTCAAGACCGGAGACAGCTCCTCAAGATAACAGTCGACTGTGATCATGAATACAGCGTCAAAGCTTTCGTTTTCGAAGGGCAGGGCTTCCGCGAAACCCTCGACCACTTCAATGCCCCGTGCCCGCGCGTATGCTGCCATGCCCGAAGACGGCTCGAGGCCCAGCTTGACACCCAGGGCCTGTGCAAAACGCCCTGTCCCGACACCCACCTCGAGGGCATCTTCGAAAGGTGGTGTCACCTGGCGGACAGCTTCAATCTCAGCTGCCAGAATCAGTGGATTATTCTCATACCAGGCGTCGTATTCGCCGGCTCTTTCATTGAAAAGTCCCGTGCTGTCCATTGATTTCACCTTAATGTGCCAGAAGGCCCGGATACCGCGATGCCAGCCGGTGGAGCGTGGCCAGCGCCGACAGGATTTGTTCCTCCGTGTGCTCGCTTGTCATGCAGAAGCGCAGCCGGGCCTGTCCTCTGGCAACGGCCGGGAAGACGGCCGGCGGAACGATAATTCCTTCATCCTCCAGCTGTTTTGACAGCATGAATGCAATCTCGTCCGAGCCGATCATGATGGGCGTGACGGCTGTTTCCTCCGCCAGACAGGTATCAAAGCCATAGCGGTGGGCCTCATCGAGGAAAATTTTGATATTGCGGCGCAGACGGTCGACCCGGCTCGAATCACGCTCCATGATTTCGATCCCTTTTAAAACAGCGGCCGCGAGCGGCGGGCTGATTCCAACGGAGAAGACAAAGCCGGGAAGATTGTAGCGGAGGTATTCGATCAAATTGCGGCTTCCCGCCAAATAACCTCCGCAGGTTCCAAAACCTTTTGAAAGTGTTCCCATGTGAATGTCAATATCTTTGGGATCAATCCCGAAATGTTCATCGACGCCACGTCCTGTCTTTCCCAGCACCAGCATGGAATGGGCCTCATCAACCATGAGAAAACAGTCATAGGTTTTTTTGATCCGTACGAATTCGGGCACGGGGGCGACATCTCCATCCATGCTGTAAGCGCCTTCGATAACAATCAGGACTTTTTCGTAGCGGTCGCGCCGGTTCTTCAGGAGCTGCTCAAGAGCCTGGAAGTCATTGTGCGGGAAGGGGCGGGCGTCTGCCTGCGCCATCCGGATGCCCTCCGTAATGGAGTTATGGCTCAAAACATCATAGAGAATCAGATCCCGTTCACCGCAAAAATTGCCGACAAAGGTGACATTGGTTGAATGTCCGCCGACCAGGACAAGGGCATCTTCTGTTCCCTTCCAGGCAGCCAAGGCCTTTTCGAGATCCTGATGAACTGTCTTTTCCCCGGCAATCAGGCGGCTGCCGCTTGCCGACGTACCGTACTGTTTCACCGCTTCAATGGCTGCCTGGTTGACCTCGGGGTCACCGGAAAGACCAACGTAGTTGTAGGAGGCAAAATTCAGCATCTTGCGGCCGCCGATATAGGATACATCCCGCAAGGATGAATCCTGCGCAATGAAGTAGGGATTGCCGAACATCTCAAGAGCCGCCGTCAGCGAATCACGCCTCTCGGCGAAAGCTTTGTATTCGGGT
Protein-coding regions in this window:
- a CDS encoding zinc ABC transporter substrate-binding protein, which gives rise to MARKNRHPWLPVLFFTLLAAFLLSAGCSRTDGKGPEKDKLDVIATIFPPFDFARQAGGEQVEVSMLLPPGSESHTYEPSPRDVIRIKDCDLFIYNGGPSDAWVDRLLEAAEIEPARTVRMMDYVTLIEESDQGVLEGEAEQETGPHIHHYDEHIWTDPMNALRIAEGIAKSLGAIDPVHAADYRTNVSRFGDELRALDHTFREIVQAGPRREIIVADRFPLIYFTTAYDLGYMAAFPGCAAETDPKPRTVSAIIEKVRREQIPFIFHMEFSDQKLADLVVSETGAQKLLFHAAHNVSREEIEQGVTYLSLMKENAENLRRGLAK
- a CDS encoding methyltransferase domain-containing protein; this encodes MDSTGLFNERAGEYDAWYENNPLILAAEIEAVRQVTPPFEDALEVGVGTGRFAQALGVKLGLEPSSGMAAYARARGIEVVEGFAEALPFENESFDAVFMITVDCYLEELSPVLNECHRVLSPHGHLILGHVDIDAPLGAVYEEERDQDPFYKNAYFRGTKEMLTELDRAGFELVKIRQTVFTFENVAQEVREGHGDGVFVAMCAVKP